A window of Chlorobium phaeobacteroides DSM 266 genomic DNA:
TTCCCATGCAGGGATATCGCAGAGGGACTCTTGTCGATGAATATGAGGGATTTCGGTTTGTCAGTCCATCGCCGAACATAAACAGTACGGTTGCGGCGCTTGTCTATCCTGCGACTGTTTTTCTTGAGGCTACAAAAGTCAGTGAGGGCAGGGGAACCGATGCCCCTTTCCTTCAGTTCGGCGCTCCGTTTATCGATTCGGCAAGACTTTTGCAGGAGGTTCAGGCTTACCGGTTGCCGGGAGTCGGGTTTTCTTCTGTTCAATTTATCCCGAAGTCCGGAAAATTCAGGAATGAGCAGTGTTTCGGTTTGAAGCTGAGGGTTTCAGACAGGAAGCTGTTTTCCCCGTTTACCACTTCCGCAGTCCTCCTCCTTGCACTGCAAAAGCTCTATCCATCGAGTCTTGGGTTGAAGGAGGGTAGCGTTTTTTTTGATCGTCTTGCCGGGACTCCGCTCTATCGGGAGATGATTCTTAAACAGGTGCCTCTTGACGCTATTATATCGGCAAGCCGCAACGATGTGCAGGAGTTCGAACGACTCTATCCATCACGTTTTATCTATCCTGAATAGTAGCGGCTGTCGCTGTTTATTTATTCCGCGATCCGGCTGTTTCGTTGGCTGGTGCTTGAAATTTTCATCCCCGTTTGTCGCGATTCCGGTTTTCTCCGTTCGCGCTTTTCAAATTGTGTTTAGGAGCGAAGCTTCAGCTCGAACCGCGTATCATAATTAATTGAGGATCCCGGGTGCTTTATGATATTGTCGTTCAGCGCTGAACGCGGTATTCTCCCATAATACCCTGTTTTGAAAGCAGAATCTGCCAGAGCTCGATAGATCGTGATCTGAAAGCTCCTGAAAAGCTGAGAAGGTAGTATTGCCACATACGGTGAAACGTTTCGCTGTAGCGGGATTGCAGGTTCTTCCAGTGTTTTTCGACATTTTCATGCCAGGCCTTCAGCGTCAGAGAGTAGTCGTAGCTGAAGACGTGCCAGTCTTCGAGTTTCAGAAGACCTTCGTAGTTTTCGGTGATCTGGTTTGCACTTGGAAGCATGGAGTTCGGAAAGATGTATTTGCAGCTCCAGGGATCACCATTGGTGGTGGTCGTGTTTCCGCCTATCGTGTGCAGGAGTGATAACCCGTCGGGTTTAAGACAGCGGCTGATCAGCTCGAAATAGGTGCGATAGTTTTTGTGCCCGACATGCTCGAACATGCCAATCGAGTATATTCTGTCAAACATCCCTTGCAGTGTACGGTAGTCGCAGAGTTCGATACTGACAGGCAGACCTGCGCATTGGTCTATGGCTATTCTGGCCTGTTCGGAAGATATCGTTATTGCCGTTACAGAAACGTTATAGTGTTCAGCAGCGAATCGGGCCGCTCCCCCCCAGCCGCATCCGATGTCGAGAACCTTCATCCCCTCCTTAAGACCAAGTTTATCAAAGACCAGCCGGAGTTTCTTCTCTTGAGCTTCATCAAGGGTATTTGCATCTTTCCAGTAGCCGCAACTGTAAATCATTCGTTTGTCAAGCATGCATTCAAACAGATCGTTTCCTGTATTGTAATGATGTTCTCCGACGATAAAGGCTCTTGACGGTCGCTGGAGATTGCATGTTTTGCCGATCAATTTACCGATAATCCACTCGGGGGTAACGACTTTTTCATCGCATCCTGATAAGAGCAGACGAAAAAAGAACTCCTCAAGGTCGTCACAGTTCCACCATCCTTCCATGTATGACTCGCCAAGTCCCAGACTTCCCTGTGTGATTACCCGCTTGAAAAAACGGCTGTCATGAACACGAATATCCCAGGGTCTATTGCCGTTGATATGGATATCTGCGTTGCTGAAAATGAGTTCGAGCTGCTTTTTGAAAAAGCTGTCAAGCATTGCTGTGCGATGCTGTGTCTGAATGGAGTTCAATGGATATTCCATGGCTGATGGTCATTATCGATTGTCACTACTACAGAAACAAGAGGGATTATATTGAATCCTGAGCAACGATTAGAGTTTATCTGGGAACATCAAATGCGCCTTCAATGCCTCGATATGAGTACAAAATCTGCCAGAGCTGAACATTTCGTGCGCGAAACGAACCCGCAGCGCTCAATAGATAATAATGCCACATTCTGAAAAACCGTTCCTGGTATTGTTCCCCAAGCATGGCTCGGTTTTTTAAAATATTGTCATTCCACGCCTTTAGTGTGAGATAGTAATCGTGCCCGAATGAGTGCCAGTCTTCCATGGTAAGCATGCCTTCAGCGGCTTTGGTAATGTGATTGGCGGAGGGGAGCATTGAATTAGGAAAAATATATTTTTCTGTCCATTTGTCGGTATTGGTACCGGAACGGTTGCTTCCGATGGTATGCAGCAGAAAAAGTCCGTCCTGTTTGAGACTTTTTTGCACAATCTGAAAATAGTTCCGATAATTTTTGTGGCCAACATGCTCAAACATGCCAATTGAGTATATTCGGTCAAAGTTCCCTTTGATGTTGCGGTAGTCCATAAGTTCGATTTTGACAGGCAGTCCCGCACATTTTTCACGGGCCAGCTTAACCTGTTCAGTCGATACGGTCAGTCCTGTGACCGTTGCTCCATAGTGTTCTGCAGCGAATTTAGCTGCACCGCCCCATCCGCAACCGATATCGAGGAGATTCATTCCCGGTTTCAGCATGAGCTTTCTGAATATAAGGTGCAGTTTGTTTTCCTGCGCCTGGTTCAGATCCTGAGCGTTTTTCCAGTAGGCACAACTGTACATCATGGCGTTGTCGAGCATCGCTTCATAGAGATCGTTGCCGATGTTGTAATGCGTTTCACCTACGGTGTATGCTCGTGATTTGTTTTGAAGATTGAGCGTTTTGCCAATGAGATTGTTTATCATCCGGGGGACTTTGGAAACCTTTGTGTCAAGTCTCGCGCGAAGAACCCTGAAGAAAAACTCATCGAGAGCGTCACAGTCCCACCAGCCATCCATATAGGATTCACCGATTCCAAGATGAGATTCAGTAAGAACCCGCTGGTAAAATCGGTCGTCATGAACCCTTATATCCCATGGCCCTGTTCCGTCAATGGTGATGTCTGCGGAAGCAAGAATGTTCGTGAGTTTGCGTTTGAAAAATGTGCTCATGTTTATCCGTACGATTAGTCTTGCATTCTTGATGAAATTCACCTTGTTTCAGAAATCATAAATTTTTTACTTGCTTCATATCGTGCCGATCGCAGCTCGATAAGGGTTTGAATGGCTTCAGCAGTTATACCGGGATTGTCTGCAGACCCGGGGGGCTTTCTTCAGAAAGACCAATCCGTATTAATCCGATCCCGTTTTTTAAAAGGAAATCCGGGGGAACGCTGCCCCATAAAGAATGTATGTTTTCAAAGATTGCGTCATGCTTGTTTCGCATAACGGAGTGGTAAATACGGTGCGGGAGTGGAGTGGCGATAACGCTGCGAAGGATGTTGTCGATCCGATCGGGTATTGCAATGTTACCGTGGTGCAATGCAATCATCGCTGTTATCAGGATGGTATAAAGAAGGATCTCCTCGACTCCAGCTCCGATCAGAATGAAACCGGGAAGTTTAAGTTGTTCAAAAAAGAGTATTTCATGGTTCAGGCAGCGCCGGCAATCCATCCGGCAATCAAGAATGGTCAGTATTATGAGCGTTTGCTGCCAGACCGGTCTGCCATCTGTCTTGATTCCCGGCCAGACAGCATTGGTGTTCTCAAACATGGAAGCAAGCAGAAACATTGAAGCAATAACAGTCAGAAGGCTGCAGGCAGCTATGGCAACAGGAGATACAGCAAGGATGTTTCGTTGATCGGCGGGTTTGAAAAACGGATGCTGACCTTCAGGCGCCCATAAAAAGCCGGCGGATGAACGTGTTGTCAAGCGTGATATGATTTGCGGAATTTCCATCTCTTCTCTTTTTTGCCTGGTTTTCGAGAGTAGGACAAGGTTTTGAAAAGAGCGGCTTTGAGCCTTATCTATTCATTTTCCGGTTTTTCGGATTTGCCGGTTTTGCTTTTTTTCGGACGACCTCTTTTTTTTGCGCTTCCTGTCTTTTGTTGCGGTTCTGGTGAGAGATCAGATGTGTCGTCAGACAGATCATTATCCGGATCCTCGTCTGCTTCCGAATCGGTATCAACCAGAGCGTGCTCCATATGCTCATCAGTTAAAGCTGTTTCCGGAATGATTTCAAGATCGAAACAGATGTCATCAACAGGTTCGTCAGGTGGAAGATCGACTTTTCCTCGTGCACCGCGCTTGTTTTTGGCTCCTCGCTGTTTCAAGTGGGTGATGATATCAGAAGCGTATATTGTGGTGTAACCAACTAAGCCAGTAACCAGTACGCTCATGAACGACCTTACCCTTTTTCAGATGGCCTTGGGACTTGAGTCCCCATGGTATGTATCGTCCTCATCATTTGATGTCGACCAAAAGCGCTTGGACATACGAATAGATTTTAAACCGGGCAGCACCTTCTGTTGTCCTCAATGCGGCCGAGAAGGCGTGAAGGCCTATGATACCTCCGAGGCAACATGGCGCCATCTCAACTTCTTTCAGCATGAGGCCTACCTGACAGTTCGAGTGCCTCGTATATCCTGCCCTGAGTGCGGCATTCTCAAGCTGCAATCATTTCCCTGGTCTCGCCGTGAGAGCGGCTTTACTCTGCTGTTTGAGGCGATGATCATGATCATGGCGAAGTCAATGCCGGTCAAGGCAATAGCCGCCATTGTCGGCGAGCATGACACCCGTATCTGGCGGATCATCAACCACTATGTCGAAAAAGCCCGAGAGCAGGAGGATCACTCGGCAGTCACCATGGTAGGTGTTGATGAAACCTCCAGCAAGCGCGGTCATAACTATGTGTCGCTGTTCGTTGACCTTGCCGTATCGAAAGTGTTGTTTGCCACTGAAGGGAAAGATGCAGCAACGGTCAAGCGATTCAGTGAAGATCTTGCCGCCCATAAGGGTGATCCGGCATTGATCACCGAATTCTGCAGCGACATGTCACCGGCATTCATCAAAGGGGTCGCCGATAACTTTACCAATGCCCAACTGACCTTTGACAAGTTCCATATCATGCAGGTCATTAATAATGCTGTCGATGAAGTGCGGCGTCAGGAGCAAAAAGAGCGCCCTGAATTGCAGAGAAGCCGGTACATCTGGCTGAAAAACCAGAACAACCTGAAGGCTTCACAACGCAAACGCCTTGATGAGTTATCCTTGCCCCGACTGAATCTGAAAACAACTCGAGCATACCGCATGCGACTAACTTTTCAGGAGTTTTTCGAGCAACCTCAGGTATTGGTGGAAGCATTTCTGAAGAAGTGGTATTTCTGGGCAACCCACAGCCAGCTGCAGCCAATGAAAGAGGCGGCTTACACCATCAAACGACACTGGTCTGGCATTCTGCGATGGTTCACTTCTCGTATCAATAATGGGGTACTTGAGGGAATCAATAGCCTCATCCAGGCGGCCAAAGCACGGGCACGGGGTTACCGTACTACCAAAAATCTCATCAATATGATCTACCTGATCAGCGGGAAGCTTAATTTTGGCTTACCCACTTGAAATAGCGAGGAGCCTTGTTTTTCTTGGTGGGTTCAACAAGGGTCATGACTTCGTTTATTGATGAGAAAATGTAAAGCTGTTTGTCAAGGTTGGTGAGTTTTAAAAGATCTTTTATCTGTTGGCACAAGGCGACAAAAATTGCCAGTCCCTGGCATTGGTTGGAGAGCTGATGAGCAAGGAGCATTGAACTTATGCCCGATGAATCGATAGCTTTAACATGAGAAAAATCGATGATAAGATTTTTGCTGTTTTCATTGCTGACAAGGTTTTCGATAGTTTGCCTGAAAAAAGCAGCATGCCGGAAATCAAAGACTTCCTCTTCAATTTTCAGAATGGTTAAATCTTTTCGTGAAGAGACTGAGTTTTTCATGGCGGTACTTCTGGTTATCTCTGACAGAGCAGGCTGGTTGCGCCTGGCATTAATGATGAAGAACGTATTGATCAATTTACAGGAAGAAACACATTTCAGAGCCTTTGATCAATGCTTGTGCAGATGATTTGCAACACCCCGCTGACAGAACGAATCAGTTTCCGGTAATCATCCTGCAACATGAGGTGGTTAACATGGAGAGCTCATGTTCATTTTCGGGAGCATCCATCCAGTTAACGTTAAGCCTATTTTTAAAAAAAGTCAACTGGCGTTTTGCATAATTACGCGTATGCTGTTTAATCAGGGTAATTGCGGTCTTGAAATCAGTTTTTTCATCAAGGTATGCAAAGAGTTCCTGATACCCTACCGTTTGCAGCGCATTTGTTGTTATTACATCGCAATATGGGTAGTATTTGGTAAAGAGGGCTACCGCTTCCTGCAGAAGTCCCGAGGCAAGCATCTGGTCGGTTCTCCTGTTTATTTTTTCATAAAGCAGTGGTCGCGGCAATGAGAGTCCGCAGGTGATGACGTTGATGTCGGCAAGAGGCTGAATATGCTTTTTCTGCATCTCTGTGACGGTATGCCCGCTCAGTTCAATTATTTCAAGACTTCTTACCAGTCGTTGGGTTTTGGTGTGATCAAGCGTTGCCGCCTGCAGAGGGTCAAGTTGCCTGAGACGTTCAAACAGGTGCTTGCTTCCGAAGGTTTCAAGTTCAATGGCAAGTTGTTGTCTTTTTTCTGTATCAGCAGGCGGCAGATCGGCAAATCCATTGAGCAAAGCTTCAAGATAAAGGGTTGAGCCTCCGGCAATAAGGACATTTTTTCCTGAATGGAGAATGTTCCGGATTCTTGCTGATGCCTCTCTGGCAAAATTTCCGGCTGTAAAGGGGTCGCCTATGGATAATTCATTAACAAAGTGGTGTTTTATCTGCCGCAGTGTTTCTTGAGATGGTTTTGCGGTACCGATATTCAGTTCACGATAAATTTGCCTTGAGTCGGCGGAGATGATCTCTGCGTTTATCTCTTTTGCTATGCTGAAGGCGAGTGCCGATTTTCCGGATGCGGTAGGCCCCAGAATGGCGAGAATCGTTTTTTGCCGGTCGGAATCATGCATGGGCTTTCCTTTATTTTTCGGCGAAAAAGTGTGAGTGCAGCACGGAATGAACCCTTGAAAGCGGCAATCCGGCTACGTTATAGTAGCAGCCTTCGATTCGTTGAATATAGCAGGCCATCAGCGGGTCCTGTATACCATATGCGCCGGCTTTGTCAAACGGTTTCATTTCAGTAATGTAATACGTGATCTCCCTGCTGCTCATTGGTGCAATCGTCACCGTTGTTGTGACACATTCCGTGTGCTGTTTGAGCTCCGATAGCAGCGCAAATCCGGTATGTACCTTGTGGGTCGCATTTTGCAGTTTTGCGAGCATTGCCCATGCTTCATCGAAGCTCGATGGTTTTCCGAGAATCCGGTTTTCATGGGCAACGACAGTGTCTGCTCCTATAATGATGGCATCTTTTTTTGTTCTGTACGGTTCCGCTGCTTTAGCTTTTTCAAGAGCAATCAAGGCGACGTTTTCTTCTACGGTTAACCGGGCGTTGAGATTTTCCGGAGTATCAACAGGAATAATCTCGAAAGTATGCCGCATGAGAGAAAGTATTTCCTTTCTGCGGGGAGATTGTGACGCAAGTATCAATAACGGCTTTTCCATGGCGAGGTTCATTTCAGATTGTTCCATCCTCGCCGGTTCAGGTCTTTGTAGATGAGCGTTCCTGCACCGAGGGCGGTTGCAAAGTAGATAACGGCTTGCATTGGATCTCCAAAGATGAGTTTTCCGGTTCCGAACAGTGCGGCGTAAACAAGGATAATGCCGAGCAGCCAATCAATGAAAAGCATGATAAATCCCTTGTCTGATTCAACCTCCGGCATGGTCACGGAAATCTTTTTCCATAGAATGCCGCCAACCCTTGTGGTTCTGTAAAATGACTGCAAGCGGTCGGTATCGGTCGGAGGGGTTAAAAATGTTACAATCAGTGTTGACGATATTGTAAACAGGACGATAATGAACAATGAGTCCGGGAAGGTGATTGAGGTGAAAAAGGAAATCCATGCATAGGCAAGAAAAGGTGCAAGCATTGAGGTGATTTCACTCCACGCGTTCAGTCGCCACCAGAACCAGCGGAAAATCAGTACAAAACCTGTGCCGGCACCACATTGAATAATGAATTCCCATGCCCCTGTAATGGTTTTAAGTACATAGAACGTGATAAAAAGCGAAAAAATTGCGATCAGACCGGTAACGATTTTTGACGCCTTTACCAGATGCGCGGCTTCTGCCTCCGGCTTCAGAAACCGTTGATAGAAATCGTTAATCAGGTAGCTTGTTCCCCAGTTGAGATGGGTTGAAAGGGTTGACATGTACGCGGCAAGAAATGCGGCCACAAGCAGTCCTTTCAGTCCCGAAGGCAGAACGGTTTTCATCACATAGACAAATCCGTCCTCTTTCTGATCAAGGGGGAGGTCGGGGAACATGACAAGACTCGCAAGAGCGACAATGATCCATGGCCATGGACGAAGACAGTAGTGAGCAACGGTAAACCAGAGTGTCGCAAGAAGAGAGTGCTTTTCATCTTTGGCACTCATCATTCGCTGGGCAATATAGCCGCCGCCTCCCGGTTCGGAACCAGGGTACCATGACGCCCACCATTGGACAAATGCCATTGCGGCAAACGATGCAAAGGGGAGCGAGAACGCTCCGCTATCCTGAACGGGCGTTTCTCGGGAGCCGGAAAGTGAGGGATAAAAGTCAAACATCCAGGCTGGAAGTGCGTGCTGTAAACCGGAGATGCCTCCAACTTCAGGTGCCTGCAGTGCAAGAACGGCAAGGATGATGCAGCCGGTCATGGCGATAATGAACTGCACCGCGTCAGTAATAGAAACGCCCCATAACCCGGAAAGTCCTGAGTAGACGGTCGTGAGAACAACAAGAGCTATGATCGTGATTTCGGGGTTGAGTTCAGGAACCATAATCCTTATTATCTTGTACATCGCAAGATTAACCCAGCCGATAATGATCGAATTGATAAAAAGTCCGAAATAGAGCGCCTTGAATCCGCGAAGAAATTTGGCGGCGGTACCGCTGTATCGAATTTCGATAAATTCAAGGTCGGTAAGGATGTTTGATCGGCGCCAGAGTCTTGCGAAAAAGAAAACAGTCAGCATTCCTCCGGAGACAAACGTCCACCAGACCCAGTTTCCGGCAATGCCGTTTTTTGCTACCAATCCTGTTACGGCAAGCGGCGTGTCAGCGGCAAAGGTTGTTGCAACCATACCGGTTCCGGCAATCCACCAGGGAAGTTTTCTGCCTGAAAGAAAAAATTCGCCAACATTTTCAGAGGCTTTTTTTGAAAACAACAAGCCGATAAACAGCGTCAGGAGAAGGTATCCGACAATAAACGAGTAGTCAAGAAGCGTTAATGTCTCCATGGCCTTGCGATGGATAAAATTTTTTCGTCAGGGGTATCGTTCGAAATGTGCGATCAGGTCATAATTATTAAGAAAGCGTTTTGTGACGAGATCGCACGTTCCGATAGAGTCAAATGAGTCAATCTTCGATTTTCGACAGATCACGGAAGCTTTCATAGCGATCTTCAATTTCAAGCAGGTCAAGATCGCAGAGCTTTTCTGTTCCGAATTTTTCAACACAGAAACTTGCCATGGCGCTGCCATAAAGAACCGCTTTGCGCATTTCTGCTTCGGTAATGGACTCGCAACGGGCGAGATGTCCGATAAATCCTCCGGCAAAGGTATCGCCAGCACCGGTAGGATCATAGATCGACTCAAGCGGGAAAGCCGGAGCAACAAAAATACCGTTATCGGTAAAGAGCAGTGCACCGTGTTCACCTTTTTTGATGATCAGTGTTTTCGGTCCCATTGCTCTGATAATTCTTGCGGATTTCACCAGATTGGGGTCACCGCTTAACAGTCGGGCTTCACTGTCGTTGATAATAAATATGTCCACCCGTGCCAGTGTTTCTTTGAGTTCTTCAGGTTGGCCTTCGATCCAGAAATTCATGGTGTCGCAGATCACAAGTTTGGGCTGCAGGATCTGGTCAAGTACCCTGAGCTGGAGTTTGGGGTCGATATTACCCAGGCAGACAAAATCAGCCTTCCGGTATTCATGTGGAACCTGGGGATCGAAATCGGCAAAAACATTCAACTGGGTATCAAGTGTGTCCCGTGTATTCATGTCATAGTGGTAGCGACCGGCCCAGCGGAACGTTTTACCTTCCTCCACCTTCTTGATACCTTTGGTATCGATGTCTCTGGAGTGGAGCACCTGAAAATGTTTATCTTCAAAGTCAGCACCAACAACGCCAACCATCTCTACCTTGTCAGTAAAATAACTTGCCGAAAGGGCAATATAGGTAGAAGAACCGCCCAGGGTATCAGGCGAGTGCCCGAAAGGGGTTTCAATATCGTCAAATGCAAGTGAGCCGACAACGAGAATAGACATAGTGATAGCGTGTTTACAGTGTTGATGAAAAAGCGAAGATAACTATTTCACTGGTTATAGGATACCTCTTTTTATCGTTCCGACGCCCTGTTTTATCGAGAGAAACTTCAGTTCCTGCGTGTCCCGCGATATGTCGAAACACGCAGGATATCCGGGCGTTGGCGCCAGATGGTCAAATCCGGATGCGCCCTACGATGGTTTTTCCTCTACAGGAAGTTCGAAAAGCATACTTTGACCCGGCTTGAAATGCAAGCTCAGGGAGTGATTTGAAACAGGGTACTCTTTTTCTTCGATAAGATCAAAGAGGATTGCGTCAGTGATGCCGAATTCAATGATGCCATTCTGCGCTTCAGATCCATTGCTGTTTCCAATGAAGAGCAGCGTTGTGTCGCCGTTTTTTCTCATGACGGCCAAAAGTTCAGGATTGGTGATGTAGGGAAGAATCATTGAACCCTTATCCATACACTGAACAAGTTCACGATAGTTGGCTCTTATGGACAGGATCTTGCTGATGTAGCTGTTGAGAGTCTTAAGGCCGTTGGCTGTTTTCCAATCGTAACTGAACGCACTGAAAAGCGGGAGCTTGTCTGACGGAAAGCGTTCCCTGTCTTCAGCGGTGAAGTTCAGTCCGAGATTAACCGGATGCCATTCACAGAGCTCCATGCCTGAGTGTAGAAACGGGATTGCCGGCAGAATACAGCAGAGGGTGAAAATGAAGGAAGACCTGTTTCTGCCAGTTTCCATACCGGGATAGCCGTGACATACTCTCGGAGTGTTGTGGTTTTCTCCCGTACCAAAAAAAGGAAGTGCTACACCGGTTTTATTGAGATAATTGAGCAATCCTCGTATAAAAACAGGATCGTGAATAACAAAGGGAAGGGAGCCGAATACGGCATTGAACCCTTCATCCCTGACGGATGGCGTCGGGTCAAAATTTTCATCCCAGAATGCGAAATTCGGATTGTTGCGTCGCGCACGTTTGACGATGGAGTGTTTGAGTGCTGATGGCAGCGCATGCCCCATGTCGATCATTGCGCCGTCAATGCAATAGTTCTCCTGAAAATGGGGGATGATCGCTTCTATTGTTTCCCAGAGGAGATTATTCCGGTATTCGGGATTATCGAGAGCAACGTCATACATCCGGATGGTGTTGTACGCGATATAGTTGAATTCCGGATGGTTGTGCATTTTCAGATAGGTTACGTCGGTCCATGGCGGCTGCCTGTCATCCGGCGGCCAGTCTGAAAATGCGCTGGCAATTCTGCACTCTTCTCCCTGTTTTGTGATTCCTCTGAGTTTTTCATCCTTCTTGTGGATGGCGACAGGAACGGAGGTAAACATTTTTTTGTAATCGGCTTCCGGAGCCGGCAGATTGTTCAGGTCATGCTTGTCGACCTTTTCATAAATGGTGTGAAGGATTTCATCGCTGAAGTGCGGCGGACCATACTTCGTTGCGCACCCAGTCTCTGAAATCCAGTAAAACCAGTCCGGATGATCCTGAATCCAGTTGCTGTCAACTGATGCTGTTCGAAAGACGAACTCAAAAAGAACACGCATGTTGAGCAGATGAGCGGCTTCGACAAACGCTTTCAGGAGGATGTCAGCCGAAAGCCCGAGAGCCGGTTCGTCGAGCATAGGGTCTATGGCAAAAGGGTCTTTTACTGCGTAAGGGGAGCCGAGGGAGCCTTTTTTATCATCGGATCCGGTCAACGTAACCGGAAGGAGGTAAAGCGTGTTGACACCGAGTTTTTTAATGTAGGGTAACAGGCCTGTTGCCTTGAGGAGCGTTCCTGTTTCCCTGAAGCCATTTTCAAGAGGTTCGGTATTGACAATGCCATCATTATTGTGATCATATGCAGTGGTGAGCCGTATAAACAGGTTATACACGACAGCATCCGGCGTCCAGTTCCCTGAAGATTGCAAAGGGTTGCGGATTTCGTTTGCGTTGCCCGATAACATGTTCGTAATGATATCGGCAAAGTATTTTCCCGGCTGAACCGGTTCAAAACCACTATCACCCCCATTCCAGAGTCCGGGAATGTAATATGGCTGGCCGGGTTTCAGTTCAGGCAGTTGCTCCAATGCATGAAGAACGAGCTTAAGGTTTGTTGTTTGATGTGGTGTGCTGTTTTGTTTCATCGAAGAAAGAAGTAAATAGCTTTGTGCCTTGAAAAAGTTCTGTGTCAGTAGTTTATAGGTACCCGGCTGAAGCTTTTTATAGGCACCTTTGTTTATTCATAAACAGCATGTTAGCTAAAGATTTTCTTTTTATGAAGAACATCAGGATTACCATTGAATATGATGGAACCGGATATGCCGGGTGGCAGAGACAGGCAGGCTCTTTTTGCACGGTGCAGGGAGAGATTGAGCGTATTCTCAGTCAGATATTACAGGAAGATATACGGCTTGCCGGGGCAGGACGAACTGATAAGGGCGTTCATGCCCGGGCACAGATCGCCACGTTCAAAAGTCGTTCATCCCTGGGGCCAGACAGAATGGTTCACTCAATGAATGCGCTGTTACCAAACACCATAAGAATCAGTGATCCCCTCGTGGTTCCGGAGGGGTTTCATGCCCGTCATAGCGCAAAAGAAAGAGAGTACAGGTATTTTGTTCGTGAAGAGCCATCTGCGGTGCTTGGGCGTTT
This region includes:
- the cfa gene encoding cyclopropane fatty acyl phospholipid synthase translates to MEYPLNSIQTQHRTAMLDSFFKKQLELIFSNADIHINGNRPWDIRVHDSRFFKRVITQGSLGLGESYMEGWWNCDDLEEFFFRLLLSGCDEKVVTPEWIIGKLIGKTCNLQRPSRAFIVGEHHYNTGNDLFECMLDKRMIYSCGYWKDANTLDEAQEKKLRLVFDKLGLKEGMKVLDIGCGWGGAARFAAEHYNVSVTAITISSEQARIAIDQCAGLPVSIELCDYRTLQGMFDRIYSIGMFEHVGHKNYRTYFELISRCLKPDGLSLLHTIGGNTTTTNGDPWSCKYIFPNSMLPSANQITENYEGLLKLEDWHVFSYDYSLTLKAWHENVEKHWKNLQSRYSETFHRMWQYYLLSFSGAFRSRSIELWQILLSKQGIMGEYRVQR
- the cfa gene encoding cyclopropane fatty acyl phospholipid synthase — protein: MSTFFKRKLTNILASADITIDGTGPWDIRVHDDRFYQRVLTESHLGIGESYMDGWWDCDALDEFFFRVLRARLDTKVSKVPRMINNLIGKTLNLQNKSRAYTVGETHYNIGNDLYEAMLDNAMMYSCAYWKNAQDLNQAQENKLHLIFRKLMLKPGMNLLDIGCGWGGAAKFAAEHYGATVTGLTVSTEQVKLAREKCAGLPVKIELMDYRNIKGNFDRIYSIGMFEHVGHKNYRNYFQIVQKSLKQDGLFLLHTIGSNRSGTNTDKWTEKYIFPNSMLPSANHITKAAEGMLTMEDWHSFGHDYYLTLKAWNDNILKNRAMLGEQYQERFFRMWHYYLLSAAGSFRARNVQLWQILYSYRGIEGAFDVPR
- a CDS encoding sterol desaturase family protein, with the protein product MEIPQIISRLTTRSSAGFLWAPEGQHPFFKPADQRNILAVSPVAIAACSLLTVIASMFLLASMFENTNAVWPGIKTDGRPVWQQTLIILTILDCRMDCRRCLNHEILFFEQLKLPGFILIGAGVEEILLYTILITAMIALHHGNIAIPDRIDNILRSVIATPLPHRIYHSVMRNKHDAIFENIHSLWGSVPPDFLLKNGIGLIRIGLSEESPPGLQTIPV
- a CDS encoding ISL3 family transposase → MNDLTLFQMALGLESPWYVSSSSFDVDQKRLDIRIDFKPGSTFCCPQCGREGVKAYDTSEATWRHLNFFQHEAYLTVRVPRISCPECGILKLQSFPWSRRESGFTLLFEAMIMIMAKSMPVKAIAAIVGEHDTRIWRIINHYVEKAREQEDHSAVTMVGVDETSSKRGHNYVSLFVDLAVSKVLFATEGKDAATVKRFSEDLAAHKGDPALITEFCSDMSPAFIKGVADNFTNAQLTFDKFHIMQVINNAVDEVRRQEQKERPELQRSRYIWLKNQNNLKASQRKRLDELSLPRLNLKTTRAYRMRLTFQEFFEQPQVLVEAFLKKWYFWATHSQLQPMKEAAYTIKRHWSGILRWFTSRINNGVLEGINSLIQAAKARARGYRTTKNLINMIYLISGKLNFGLPT
- the miaA gene encoding tRNA (adenosine(37)-N6)-dimethylallyltransferase MiaA, which encodes MHDSDRQKTILAILGPTASGKSALAFSIAKEINAEIISADSRQIYRELNIGTAKPSQETLRQIKHHFVNELSIGDPFTAGNFAREASARIRNILHSGKNVLIAGGSTLYLEALLNGFADLPPADTEKRQQLAIELETFGSKHLFERLRQLDPLQAATLDHTKTQRLVRSLEIIELSGHTVTEMQKKHIQPLADINVITCGLSLPRPLLYEKINRRTDQMLASGLLQEAVALFTKYYPYCDVITTNALQTVGYQELFAYLDEKTDFKTAITLIKQHTRNYAKRQLTFFKNRLNVNWMDAPENEHELSMLTTSCCRMITGN
- a CDS encoding Maf family protein, with the protein product MEQSEMNLAMEKPLLILASQSPRRKEILSLMRHTFEIIPVDTPENLNARLTVEENVALIALEKAKAAEPYRTKKDAIIIGADTVVAHENRILGKPSSFDEAWAMLAKLQNATHKVHTGFALLSELKQHTECVTTTVTIAPMSSREITYYITEMKPFDKAGAYGIQDPLMACYIQRIEGCYYNVAGLPLSRVHSVLHSHFFAEK
- a CDS encoding sodium:solute symporter family protein, producing METLTLLDYSFIVGYLLLTLFIGLLFSKKASENVGEFFLSGRKLPWWIAGTGMVATTFAADTPLAVTGLVAKNGIAGNWVWWTFVSGGMLTVFFFARLWRRSNILTDLEFIEIRYSGTAAKFLRGFKALYFGLFINSIIIGWVNLAMYKIIRIMVPELNPEITIIALVVLTTVYSGLSGLWGVSITDAVQFIIAMTGCIILAVLALQAPEVGGISGLQHALPAWMFDFYPSLSGSRETPVQDSGAFSLPFASFAAMAFVQWWASWYPGSEPGGGGYIAQRMMSAKDEKHSLLATLWFTVAHYCLRPWPWIIVALASLVMFPDLPLDQKEDGFVYVMKTVLPSGLKGLLVAAFLAAYMSTLSTHLNWGTSYLINDFYQRFLKPEAEAAHLVKASKIVTGLIAIFSLFITFYVLKTITGAWEFIIQCGAGTGFVLIFRWFWWRLNAWSEITSMLAPFLAYAWISFFTSITFPDSLFIIVLFTISSTLIVTFLTPPTDTDRLQSFYRTTRVGGILWKKISVTMPEVESDKGFIMLFIDWLLGIILVYAALFGTGKLIFGDPMQAVIYFATALGAGTLIYKDLNRRGWNNLK